From the Solanum lycopersicum chromosome 10, SLM_r2.1 genome, one window contains:
- the LOC101251526 gene encoding transcription factor DIVARICATA-like isoform X2 produces MSREMGFLSPLPEETTYLRNSNWLFEENKGTNWTVEENKMFEDALALFDKETPDRWYNVAAMIPGKTVNDVIKQYRELVDDVTDIEAGLIPVPASYMTTTSCTTRSFTLDWINHDQEIGAFHDFNKRFHGPSHGKRNTSNRSSEYERKKGIPWTEEEHRKRF; encoded by the exons ATGAGCAGAGAAATGGGATTTCTTTCTCCTCTTCCTGAAGAAACAACATACCTTAGAAACTCAAATTGGTTATTTGAGGAAAACAAGGGAACAAATTGGACAGTTGAAGAGAACAAGATGTTTGAGGACGCGCTCGCGTTGTTTGATAAGGAAACTCCTGATAGATGGTATAACGTAGCAGCAATGATCCCCGGAAAGACGGTGAATGATGTGATCAAACAGTATAGAGAATTGGTTGATGATGTTACTGATATTGAAGCTGGATTAATACCAGTACCTGCTAGCTACATGACTACAACTAGCTGTACTACTCGTTCATTCACATTGGATTGGATCAATCATGATCAAGAAATAGGCGCCTTCCACGACTTTAACAAGCGATTCCATGGTCCATCTCATGGCAAGAGAAACACATCAAATCGATCTTCTGAATacgaaagaaaaaaaggaatccCATGGACCGAGGAAGAACACAG gaaaaggttttga
- the LOC101251526 gene encoding transcription factor DIVARICATA-like isoform X1, protein MSREMGFLSPLPEETTYLRNSNWLFEENKGTNWTVEENKMFEDALALFDKETPDRWYNVAAMIPGKTVNDVIKQYRELVDDVTDIEAGLIPVPASYMTTTSCTTRSFTLDWINHDQEIGAFHDFNKRFHGPSHGKRNTSNRSSEYERKKGIPWTEEEHRQFLLGLKKYGKGDWRNISRNFVTTRTPTQVASHAQKYFIRQISGGKDKRRSSIHDITTVNLTEMKENHTSSNSPENSVPSPQKQHNLSNQKSYIGFKTYGLKLHQRRMHSVILQGLQFDQYNTM, encoded by the exons ATGAGCAGAGAAATGGGATTTCTTTCTCCTCTTCCTGAAGAAACAACATACCTTAGAAACTCAAATTGGTTATTTGAGGAAAACAAGGGAACAAATTGGACAGTTGAAGAGAACAAGATGTTTGAGGACGCGCTCGCGTTGTTTGATAAGGAAACTCCTGATAGATGGTATAACGTAGCAGCAATGATCCCCGGAAAGACGGTGAATGATGTGATCAAACAGTATAGAGAATTGGTTGATGATGTTACTGATATTGAAGCTGGATTAATACCAGTACCTGCTAGCTACATGACTACAACTAGCTGTACTACTCGTTCATTCACATTGGATTGGATCAATCATGATCAAGAAATAGGCGCCTTCCACGACTTTAACAAGCGATTCCATGGTCCATCTCATGGCAAGAGAAACACATCAAATCGATCTTCTGAATacgaaagaaaaaaaggaatccCATGGACCGAGGAAGAACACAG GCAATTTCTGTTGGGGCTGAAAAAGTACGGAAAAGGTGATTGGAGAAATATATCTCGCAATTTTGTGACTACAAGAACTCCAACACAAGTAGCGAGTCATGCTCAGAAGTATTTTATTAGACAAATTTCCGGGGGTAAGGACAAGAGAAGATCAAGTATACATGACATTACCACTGTCAATCTAACAGAAATGAAAGAGAATCATACATCTTCTAATTCCCCCGAAAACTCTGTTCCATCTCCACAAAAACAGCACAATTTGTCAaatcaaaaatcatatataGGTTTCAAAACATATGGACTAAAATTGCATCAACGTCGAATGCATAGTGTTATTCTGCAGGGACTTCAGTTTGATCAGTACAATACTATGTGA
- the LOC101251829 gene encoding laccase-4-like, with amino-acid sequence MESWLRILFLFACLFPAFVECRIRRYNFNVMMKTTTRLCSSKPIATVNGKFPGPTIYAREGDNVLVNVVNHVKYNVSIHWHGVRQLRTGWSDGPAYITQCPIQPGQNYVYNFTITGQRGTLFWHAHILWLRATMHGAIVILPKLGVPYPFPKPDHEAVVILAEWWKSDTEAVINQAIKSGLAPNVSDAHTINGHPGAISNCPSQGGYTLSVDPGKSYMLRVINAALNEELFFKIAGHKMTVVEVDATYVKPFKTDTIIIAPGQTTNVIVTADKGSGKYMVAASPFMDAPIAVDNVTATATLHYSGTLASSITTLTKTPPKNATTVANNFIDSLRSLNSKKYPAKVPKKVDHSLFFTVGLGVNPCSSCKQGNGSRVVASINNVTFVMPTVAILQAHFFGIKGVYTTDFPQNPPFKFNYTGTPPTNLATMSGTKVYRLPYNATVQLVLQDTGIISPENHPIHLHGFNFFAVGKGIGNFNPKKDPNNFNLIDPVERNTIGVPSGGWVAIRFRADNPGVWFMHCHLEIHTTWGLKMAFLVDNGKGPNESLLPPPKDLPKC; translated from the exons atggagtcttggcTTCGTATTTTGTTCTTGTTTGCATGCCTCTTTCCAGCTTTCGTTGAATGCCGGATTCGACGTTACAACTTTAAT GTGATGATGAAGACTACGACTCGGCTGTGTTCTAGCAAGCCCATTGCCACTGTTAATGGTAAATTCCCAGGACCAACAATCTATGCTAGAGAAGGTGACAATGTACTCGTCAATGTTGTTAACCATGTCAAATATAATGTGTCTATCCATTG GCATGGTGTGAGACAACTTAGAACAGGTTGGTCAGATGGACCAGCATATATCACGCAGTGTCCAATTCAGCCAGGTCAAAATTATGTGTACAATTTTACCATCACTGGTCAAAGGGGTACACTCTTTTGGCATGCTCATATACTATGGCTAAGGGCCACTATGCATGGTGCCATTGTCATTTTGCCTAAACTTGGTGTGCCATATCCATTTCCAAAACCTGACCATGAAGCTGTTGTTATTCTAg CTGAATGGTGGAAATCTGATACTGAAGCTGTGATTAATCAAGCCATTAAATCAGGTTTAGCCCCTAATGTTTCTGATGCTCACACAATTAATGGTCATCCTGGAGCCATTTCAAATTGTCCATCCCAAG GTGGATATACATTGAGTGTTGATCCTGGAAAATCCTATATGTTACGAGTAATCAACGCTGCACTCAATGAAGAACTCTTCTTCAAAATTGCTGGTCATAAAATGACAGTGGTCGAAGTAGACGCTACCTATGTTAAACCCTTTAAAACAGATACAATAATAATTGCACCAGGCCAAACCACAAATGTAATTGTCACAGCTGATAAAGGTTCAGGGAAATACATGGTTGCTGCATCTCCCTTCATGGATGCACCTATTGCAGTCGATAACGTGACTGCAACAGCCACGTTACATTATTCGGGTACTCTAGCTAGTTCTATTACTACCCTGACTAAAACTCCGCCTAAAAATGCCACTACTGTAGCTAACAATTTTATTGACTCTCTTCGGAGCCTTAACTCGAAAAAATACCCTGCTAAAGTACCAAAAAAGGTCGATCATTCGTTGTTTTTCACCGTGGGGTTAGGAGTTAACCCCTGTTCTAGTTGTAAACAGGGGAATGGAAGCAGAGTTGTTGCTAGTATAAACAATGTTACATTTGTCATGCCAACAGTAGCTATTTTACAAGCACATTTCTTTGGCATCAAAGGAGTTTATACGACTGATTTTCCTCAAAATCCGCCTTTTAAATTCAACTATACGGGAACACCGCCAACTAATTTGGCTACGATGAGTGGGACTAAGGTTTATCGGTTGCCTTATAACGCGACAGTTCAACTAGTTTTGCAGGATACTGGAATTATATCCCCTGAAAATCATCCAATCCATTTGCACGGTTTCAATTTCTTCGCCGTTGGTAAAGGGATAGGAAATTTTAATCCAAAGAAAGATCCTAACAATTTTAATCTTATTGATCCTGTTGAGAGGAATACAATTGGAGTGCCTTCAGGAGGATGGGTTGCCATAAGATTCCGCGCTGACAATCCAG GAGTTTGGTTTATGCATTGCCATTTAGAGATTCACACGACGTGGGGATTGAAGATGGCGTTCCTCGTAGATAATGGCAAAGGTCCTAATGAGTCACTTTTGCCCCCTCCAAAGGATCTTCCGAAATGCTAA
- the LOC138338959 gene encoding uncharacterized protein: MTNGGNGGGTPNVQGGKKNKKGKNKKGNEPSMPNPPPGDLPTGSLPPGDLPSGSVPSGDLPSGSATDKHQNTDEESEDDVSEDVIDVTAGHEWIASVERARLAVEILGQRLNGLDSDVKNLEENSLEEVNIIRKELDLRKRTELELKESITSLEFRLLDATTTIQTLKNKVVALEEEREVAATASLGQERETRVEVPKPPTFKGVRDALEVGNFLWHLENYFRCNQVRSDASKINTAVLYLFDVAMLWWKRKDAEIKRGTRTIDTWEQFLEEFKKAFFPNNAVYEMKRKLRELKQTGSIRAYVKEFTILTLQIPQLTEDDMLFTFMDGLQNWARTELERRQVKTIDEAITQAETLTDFKHDRLDKAKGKEAKGSQAKGGGDRGRGREPSAQPKQQDTPKSDGRRFERRKFSEKWTQSSRGDGCYICGGPHGYAKCPEMKSLSAIVRERKEKEAQDKAKPTDTTQLGMVGICGAIAKQADNPGDFSTQYVDISINGQAVRAMVDSGAEANIMTKAAAEKFGLKIVPSNNRLKTVNAPPTPVCGIAHGVSITLGRWKGKTNFTVAPLDISDVILGQEFFQRCHTMIDPYLQQLMVMEGEGSCMVPLIRVPKKDGYAQLSAMQIVKGLKKGAPTFLATIASSSEDHGAMQPLPPIIESVLQENSDVMPEELPKTLPPRREVDHMIELEAGAKPPALAPYRMAPPELEELRKQLKELLEAGHIRPSKAPYGAPVLFQKKKDGSMRLCIDYRALNKITIRNKYPIPLIADLFDRLGEAKYFTKMDLRKGYYQVRIAEGDEPKTACVTRYGAFEWLVMPFVLTNAPSTFCTLMNEILHPYLDQFVVVYLDDIVVYSSTLQEHVEHLKKVFKVLRENQLYVKREKCEFAQPKIHFLGHVISQGELRSFLGLANYYRRFISGYSAIAAPLTELLKKNRPWLWSEECEEAFEGLKAAVTKEPVLMLPDFTKTFEIHTDASDFAIGGVLMQEKHPIAFESRKLNEAE; the protein is encoded by the exons ATGACGAATGGAGGAAACGGTGGCGGCACCCCCAACGTTCAGGgaggaaagaagaacaaaaagggaaagaacaagaagggcaACGAACCCAGTATGCCCAACCCTCCACCAGGCGACCTGCCAACAGGCAGTCTTCCACCAGGCGACCTGCCATCAGGCAGTGTCCCCTCGGGCGACCTGCCGTCAGGCAGT GCGACGGACAAACATCAGAATACAGATGAGGAAAGTGAAGACGACGTCAGCGAAGACGTTATAGACGTCACTGCTGGACATGAATGGATTGCCAGCGTTGAGAGGGCAAGACTTGCTGTTGAGATTTTGGGGCAGCGCTTGAATGGTTTGGACAGCGATGTtaaaaaccttgaagaaaattCCCTTGAGGAAGTTAACATCATCCGGAAGGAGTTGGATCTACGCAAGCGGACTGAATTGGAGTTGAAGGAGTCCATTACTTCTTTGGAGTTCAGGTTGTTGGATGCCACCACAACGATCCAGACCCTGAAGAACAAGGTAGTAGCCCTCGAAGAAGAGAGGGAGGTTGCAGCAACAGCATCACTTGGCCAGGAAAGGGAGACCAGGGTCGAGGTTCCCAAGCCACCAACATTCAAGGGTGTCCGAGACGCCCTAGAGGTAGGCAATTTCTTATGgcacttggaaaattatttCAGGTGTAATCAGGTCAGGAGCGATGCAAGCAAGATCAACACTGCCGTGTTGTATCTTTTTGACGTAGCCATGTTGTGGTGGAAACGCAAAGATGCCGAGATCAAGAGGGGCACACGCACCATCGACACATGGGAACAATTCCTTGAGGAATTCAAGAAAGCTTTCTTCCCCAACAATGCTGTTTATGAGATGAAGCGCAAACTTCGGGAGTTGAAGCAGACGGGAAGTATTAGGGCCTATGTGAAAGAGTTCACAATCTTGACCCTCCAGATTCCCCAACTCACGGAAGATGACATGCTGTTCACCTTCATGGACGGGCTGCAGAATTGGGCGAGGACCGAGTTAGAGCGGCGTCAAGTGAAAACCATCGATGAGGCCATCACTCAAGCTGAGACCTTGACAGATTTCAAACATGATCGTTTGGACAAGGCGAAGGGCAAGGAGGCAAAGGGCAGTCAAGCTAAAGGCGGGGGAGACCGTGGCCGAGGCAGAGAACCGTCGGCACAACCCAAGCAGCAAGACACACCCAAGTCCGATGGCAGACGGTTCGAACGCCGGAAGTTCTCGGAGAAGTGGACGCAGTCCAGTAGAGGAGACGGGTGCTATATATGTGGCGGACCACACGGTTACGCCAAGTGCCCAGAGATGAAGAGTCTTAGTGCCATCGTCCGTGAGCGGAAGGAAAAGGAGGCACAAGACAAGGCGAAACCGACAGACACCACTCAATTGGGCATGGTTGGAATCTGTGGTGCCATAGCAAAGCAGGCTGACAACCCGGGGGATTTCAGCACACAATATGTGGATATCTCCATCAATGGGCAAGCAGTTCGGGCCATGGTAGATTCTGGGGCTGAGGCTAATATCATGACCAAGGCGGCGGCAGAGAAATTTGGACTGAAAATTGTTCCAAGCAACAATCGCCTCAAGACGGTCAACGCCCCACCAACTCCCGTGTGTGGAATTGCTCATGGGGTCAGCATCACTTTAGGACGGTGGAAAGGTAAGACAAACTTTACCGTAGCTCCTTTGGATATATCCGATGTCATTCTTGGGCAGGAATTCTTTCAACGTTGCCACACGATGATCGATCCCTACCTTCAACAACTCATGGTGATGGAGGGGGAAGGGTCTTGTATGGTGCCTCTTATTAGGGTGCCGAAGAAAGACGGATATGCCCAACTGTCGGCCATGCAGATTGTGAAGGGCCTGAAGAAAGGAGCGCCAACCTTTTTAGCCACCATCGCAAGTTCGAGTGAAGACCATGGTGCTATGCAGCCACTGCCACCTATCATAGAATCTGTTTTGCAGGAAAACAGCGATGTGATGCCGGAGGAGCTGCCGAAGACACTACCTCCGAGGCGCGAGGTAGATCATATGATTGAGTTGGAGGCGGGAGCCAAGCCACCTGCGCTTGCACCTTATCGCATGGCTCCGCCTGAATTAGAAGAACTGAGGAAGCAATTGAAAGAGCTCCTCGAAGCAGGTCATATTCGTCCATCCAAGGCACCCTATGGAGCGCCGGTGCTGTTTCAGAAGAAGAAAGACGGGTCGATGCGTCTATGCATTGACTACAGGGCGCTCAACAAGATCACAATCCGGAACAAGTATCCAATCCCGCTGATCGCAGATTTGTTCGATCGTCTTGGAGAGGCCAAATACTTCACCAAGATGGATCTCCGGAAAGGCTACTATCAAGTGCGCATTGCAGAGGGGGATGAGCCAAAGACAGCATGCGTGACCAGGTATGGAGCATTCGAATGGTTGGTGATGCCCTTCGTCTTAACCAACGCACCTTCCACATTTTGCACgctgatgaacgagattttgcATCCCTACTTGGACCAGTTCGTAGTGGTGTACTTAGATGACATAGTCGTCTATAGTAGCACTTTGCAGGAGCATGTAGAGCACTTGAAGAAGGTCTTCAAAGTTTTGCGAGAAAATCAGCTCTATGTCAAGCGGGAGAAGTGCGAGTTCGCCCAACCAAAGATACATTTCTTGGGCCATGTGATCAGCCAAGGTGAGCTACGTTCTTTTCTTGGACTTGCTAATTATTATCGCAGGTTCATCAGCGGGTACTCCGCTATTGCTGCACCACTGACCGAGCTGCTGAAGAAGAACAGGCCTTGGTTGTGGAGCGAGGAGTGCGAGGAAGCGTTCGAGGGTCTTAAGGCTGCGGTTACTAAAGAGCCAGTCTTGATGCTGCCTGATTTCACCAAGACCTTCGAAATCCATACGGATGCTTCTGATTTTGCCATTGGGGGAGTCTTGATGCAGGAGAAGCACCCCATAGCATTCGAAAGCCGGAAGCTAAATGAAGCGGAATGA